The region GGCGGGCGATGATCCGGGCGCAGGGCGGTGACCCGGACGCGCCGATGCCCGAGGCCGCCGAGGTCGAGGTGGTTCGCGCCGAGCAGGACGGACACGTCGCCGCCGTCGACGCGTACGCCATGGGGGTTGCGGCGTGGCGGCTCGGCGCGGGTCGGGCCCGCAAGGAGGACCCGGTCAGCGTGCCGGCCGGTGTGGTGCTGCACAAGCGGCCGGGTGACCCGGTGCGGGCCGGTGACGCCCTCTACGAGTTGCGTGCCGAGGACGCGACGCGAATCCCGGCGGCGTTGGCGGAGGCCGCGACCGCCGTGCGTATCGCGCCGACGGCTCCGGCGTCGACGCCGCTGGTCATCGAGCGCGTCGGCTGACCGAACCGGGGCCGGGGTGGGCATGGTGCCGGTCACCTGGGAGCGCTATTGTCGCAGGCCAAGGGGGACCACCGGCCATTGCGCCGGCGCGAGCAGACAGGAAGATCCGCCGTGAGCGTTGCTGCCCCCGACCCACGTGAGGTGCGCGAGGCGAGTCTGGACGAGCTGTCCCGGCTCGGCCTTCCGCTGCCGCCGGCCCAGTTCCCGCTGGTGTGGGAGCCGGGCGACGCGATCGAGTTGCGCCCCACGGCGGAGATCGAGGCGCGGATCGCCGTGCTGCACCTGATCCTGGCCCGGTGCTTCGGGATGCCCCCGCAGGCGGCCATGAGCTGGCTGCTCGGCTCACACCTGGTGGAGATGGTGACTCCGCCGGAGTGGCAGTTCGTGATGGGCGGCAAGGGGGACCACCGGTCGTTCGTGCTGCACCACGACGCGCTCTTCGCGCTGGCCTGGGTGCTCGGGCTGAGCAAGCAGCTCGACCCCACCCTGGCCGTGGACGAACGGTTGGTCGAACGGCTGCCGCACATCGCCGGAGGGGAGACCTTCCCACACTGGCAGGCGCGGATCCTCACCGCGCCGCAGCACCCGGCCGACGCGGCGGCCCTGCTCGACCTGCACTACTGCCTGGACTGGGCCTATCTGGAGACCGAGCGCGACGGCCGGAGGGCACCGGGCCTGGTCGACGCGAAC is a window of Micromonospora sp. WMMD961 DNA encoding:
- a CDS encoding DUF4272 domain-containing protein produces the protein MSVAAPDPREVREASLDELSRLGLPLPPAQFPLVWEPGDAIELRPTAEIEARIAVLHLILARCFGMPPQAAMSWLLGSHLVEMVTPPEWQFVMGGKGDHRSFVLHHDALFALAWVLGLSKQLDPTLAVDERLVERLPHIAGGETFPHWQARILTAPQHPADAAALLDLHYCLDWAYLETERDGRRAPGLVDANAIGQRRWALEWAVVLRGPYHDEPPGWEEVDLST